In Picosynechococcus sp. PCC 7002, the following are encoded in one genomic region:
- a CDS encoding PP2C family protein-serine/threonine phosphatase yields MDISKVTISCGKNDCPGVASLAQSHCPLCQAPVVKRYLRVVGAPQLTLTPQTLVGEGDRYWVTETPDILLDTKPALPPVLTETLPPAIESYLRLSTHLLHIPKVFGLLTPQEGWLLEYPSVALDETGYPRWPNLFMPLTEAWQTATPLQQLNWLMQIAALLPDFVEHGVVPSVYYLGDWAVHGGLIQVQKLRFEPKQPLNLVRLGNLWAELLETVAPVIQPFCHRLQQGLSQGQIQDPQQLYGILRQGVLELGRSPLEYHYRLYTKTDAGPSRDHNEDACFPPPGKVYPDAPLAIVCDGIGGHEQGEVASAIAIEQLQTQLENFTDHPPEQAAQIQEKLAAAVLQANDVICDRNDQENRQDRNRMGTTVVMAWVHAPELYLTHVGDSRIYRITTTSCHQLTYDDDLGSREVRLGYALYKDALAYPGSGALVQALGMNPSHSLHPTVTSLVLDQDAIYLLCSDGLSDDGQVEAHWAAEIAPLIQGQKDLAQVGDRLIEIANTKNGHDNSTIALLQVKVQGEVPETPIPYPKLTQLQPTFIQPKAPPPVATQMSRLRGRKTANSPSRLLLILVGCLCLLGVGSLLWQRWQREPLGSSPSTTPPTINPVPITDVTEDPPTVTVPAGEPEETTLPLSKNQIFQLQENRSLTAYATPEAIATTTADPLLILGGSILRVEQINGENQVMLKLCQKGDQSAPPSRKLLTEGNNAWVALADLEGQLTPDFTVPAANPCVPSALE; encoded by the coding sequence ATGGATATTTCTAAGGTAACGATTTCTTGCGGGAAAAACGACTGCCCAGGGGTAGCTTCGTTGGCCCAATCCCATTGTCCCCTCTGCCAAGCGCCGGTGGTCAAGCGCTATCTGCGGGTTGTGGGGGCCCCTCAGTTGACCCTGACGCCCCAAACTCTCGTCGGAGAAGGCGATCGCTATTGGGTGACAGAAACCCCAGATATTCTCTTAGACACAAAGCCCGCATTGCCCCCGGTACTGACTGAAACGCTCCCCCCGGCCATCGAAAGTTATCTACGGCTCTCGACCCATCTGCTCCACATTCCCAAGGTATTTGGCCTGTTGACGCCCCAGGAAGGGTGGTTACTGGAATATCCATCGGTGGCCCTCGACGAAACCGGCTATCCCCGCTGGCCAAATTTATTTATGCCCCTCACGGAGGCTTGGCAGACCGCAACCCCGCTGCAACAACTCAACTGGCTGATGCAGATTGCGGCGCTGTTACCAGATTTTGTGGAACATGGAGTGGTTCCGAGTGTTTACTATCTGGGGGACTGGGCTGTCCACGGGGGCCTTATTCAGGTGCAAAAACTGCGCTTTGAACCCAAACAGCCCTTAAATTTGGTGCGCCTGGGGAATTTGTGGGCCGAGTTACTCGAAACCGTGGCCCCTGTGATTCAACCTTTTTGTCATCGCCTCCAGCAGGGGTTAAGCCAAGGCCAGATCCAAGATCCGCAGCAGCTCTATGGGATTTTGCGCCAGGGGGTTTTGGAATTGGGGCGATCGCCCCTGGAATATCATTACCGCCTCTATACCAAAACTGACGCTGGCCCCAGCCGTGACCACAATGAGGATGCCTGTTTTCCGCCCCCCGGCAAAGTTTATCCCGATGCGCCCCTAGCGATTGTCTGTGATGGCATTGGCGGCCATGAACAGGGGGAAGTGGCCTCGGCGATCGCCATTGAGCAACTGCAAACCCAACTGGAAAATTTCACGGATCACCCACCGGAGCAGGCCGCCCAGATCCAAGAAAAATTAGCCGCCGCCGTGCTCCAGGCCAACGATGTAATTTGCGATCGCAACGACCAAGAAAATCGCCAAGACCGGAACCGCATGGGCACCACCGTTGTCATGGCCTGGGTTCATGCCCCCGAACTTTACTTGACCCACGTGGGGGATTCCCGCATTTATCGCATCACCACCACCAGTTGCCACCAACTGACCTATGACGATGACCTCGGTTCCCGGGAAGTCCGCCTTGGCTATGCCCTCTACAAAGACGCCCTGGCCTACCCTGGATCTGGGGCTTTGGTGCAAGCTTTGGGGATGAATCCGTCCCATTCCCTCCACCCCACCGTAACGTCCCTGGTGCTGGATCAAGACGCGATTTACCTCCTTTGTTCTGACGGCCTCAGTGATGATGGCCAAGTAGAAGCCCATTGGGCAGCGGAAATCGCGCCCCTAATCCAAGGCCAAAAAGATCTGGCCCAAGTGGGCGATCGCCTGATTGAAATTGCCAATACCAAGAATGGCCACGACAACAGCACCATTGCCCTGCTCCAGGTCAAGGTGCAGGGAGAAGTTCCCGAAACGCCGATTCCTTACCCGAAACTCACCCAACTACAACCGACCTTTATCCAACCCAAGGCGCCGCCCCCCGTGGCAACCCAAATGTCTCGGCTCCGGGGACGTAAAACGGCAAATTCCCCCAGTCGTCTATTGCTGATTTTGGTTGGGTGTCTGTGTTTGTTGGGGGTTGGTAGTTTGCTGTGGCAACGTTGGCAGCGGGAACCCCTAGGCAGTTCTCCCTCCACAACACCACCAACGATTAATCCTGTCCCCATTACGGATGTCACCGAAGATCCACCAACAGTAACGGTGCCCGCAGGGGAACCAGAGGAGACGACTTTACCCCTGAGCAAAAACCAAATTTTTCAGCTCCAGGAAAATCGTTCTCTCACAGCCTACGCCACACCAGAGGCGATCGCCACCACCACCGCCGATCCGTTATTAATTTTGGGGGGCAGTATTCTTCGGGTCGAACAAATCAACGGGGAAAATCAAGTGATGCTTAAACTTTGTCAAAAAGGCGATCAAAGCGCGCCTCCAAGTCGCAAACTTTTGACCGAGGGCAATAATGCTTGGGTGGCCCTTGCTGACCTAGAGGGACAATTAACCCCTGATTTTACGGTGCCTGCCGCGAATCCTTGTGTGCCATCTGCTCTGGAATAA
- a CDS encoding methyltransferase domain-containing protein, whose protein sequence is MGAQLYQQIREFYDASSPLWESIWGEHMHHGFYGLGGTERLNRRQAQIELIEEFLAWGKVEQVGNFVDVGCGIGGSTLYLADKFNAQGVGITLSPVQANRAIARATEQNLQDQVEFKVADALNMPFRDGEFDLVWTLESGEHMPNKRQFLQECTRVLKPGGKLLMATWCHRPTDSVAGTLTPAEQKHLEDLYRIYCLPYVISLPDYQAIATECGLENIETADWSTAVAPFWDQVIDSALTPEAVFGILKAGWQTLQGALALDLMKSGFRRGLIRYGLLQATKPKA, encoded by the coding sequence ATGGGAGCGCAACTGTATCAGCAAATCCGCGAATTTTATGATGCGTCTAGTCCCCTCTGGGAATCGATCTGGGGTGAACACATGCACCACGGTTTCTATGGACTAGGGGGCACAGAACGACTCAATCGTCGGCAGGCACAAATTGAATTAATTGAAGAATTTCTGGCCTGGGGCAAAGTCGAACAAGTTGGAAATTTTGTCGATGTGGGCTGTGGTATTGGCGGCAGTACCCTCTATTTGGCTGATAAGTTTAATGCGCAGGGCGTTGGGATTACCCTCTCTCCGGTACAGGCCAATCGGGCGATCGCCAGGGCAACGGAACAGAATTTACAGGATCAGGTTGAGTTTAAAGTGGCCGATGCGTTGAATATGCCCTTTCGAGATGGGGAATTTGACCTCGTCTGGACCCTCGAAAGTGGTGAACATATGCCCAACAAGCGGCAGTTTCTCCAGGAATGCACAAGAGTACTCAAGCCGGGTGGCAAGTTATTAATGGCGACTTGGTGTCATCGACCAACGGATTCGGTAGCGGGCACCCTCACCCCTGCCGAGCAAAAGCACCTTGAAGATCTGTATCGGATTTACTGCTTGCCCTATGTGATTTCGTTGCCAGATTATCAGGCGATCGCCACCGAATGTGGTTTAGAAAATATTGAGACAGCAGATTGGTCTACCGCCGTGGCTCCCTTCTGGGATCAAGTGATCGATTCTGCCCTCACCCCAGAAGCAGTTTTTGGCATTCTCAAAGCAGGCTGGCAAACTCTGCAAGGGGCATTGGCCTTAGACTTGATGAAAAGCGGTTTTCGGCGGGGTTTAATTCGCTATGGTCTACTCCAGGCCACGAAACCAAAAGCATAA
- a CDS encoding NIL domain-containing protein — translation MKKRVTLTFPQDTVQMPVTYRLAKDFNIAANIIRAQVAPNQVGKLVVELQGDIDAIEMALEWMKGKGILVSLASKEIVINEDICVDCGLCTGVCPTGALSLDPQTFRLKFTRQKCVVCEQCLPACPVQAIATNF, via the coding sequence ATGAAAAAACGAGTGACTCTGACATTTCCCCAGGACACGGTGCAAATGCCCGTCACCTATCGCTTGGCAAAGGATTTTAATATTGCGGCGAATATCATCCGCGCCCAGGTCGCTCCAAACCAGGTGGGCAAGTTGGTGGTGGAACTCCAGGGGGATATTGATGCCATTGAGATGGCCTTGGAATGGATGAAAGGCAAGGGGATTTTAGTTTCCCTCGCGAGCAAAGAAATTGTGATTAACGAAGATATTTGTGTGGATTGTGGTCTCTGTACAGGGGTTTGTCCGACGGGAGCATTATCGCTAGATCCCCAAACGTTTCGACTAAAATTTACCCGCCAAAAATGTGTGGTTTGCGAACAGTGTTTACCCGCTTGTCCGGTCCAGGCGATCGCCACAAATTTTTAA
- a CDS encoding MFS transporter, whose translation MKKQANVQRHTEPADQNLRLKSHGNLFYLLAVAAGLIFLQGYMIAPLIPRLSEIFGVSVQEIGFIVPIYMLSYAVMALFYGILSDRFGRWAIIRVALIIFVICTGLTATSQNLSQLATWRLLTGIGASGIIPMTFALIGDLFPFERRGAMLGLIFAAMEGGMAAGSAGGAILEPFIGWRTLFIGTAIAAGLVLWRLQPYGALFDEAPQESPPSIQQIFRGYWQVLRSFRGQRTYAYVLWNGIYHAGVFTWLGLYLSERFTMSPLNIGLTILGYGVPGLLLSAWIGKAVDRWGRRWLVPAGLVMAALSGLVMILPITPWMTTVAVVILSIGYDLTQPLFVGIVTDLGDDDNLGQTMGLKVFTLFTGFGIGSLLFGKLLTWGFAWALGIFGGFQLLAGIFALRFFWWEVPWRRSPQ comes from the coding sequence ATGAAAAAACAGGCCAACGTTCAGCGTCACACAGAGCCCGCAGATCAGAATTTGCGGCTAAAAAGTCATGGCAATTTATTTTATTTATTGGCTGTGGCGGCGGGCTTGATTTTTTTACAGGGTTACATGATTGCGCCCTTAATTCCCCGTTTATCGGAGATTTTTGGCGTTTCTGTCCAGGAAATTGGCTTTATTGTGCCGATTTATATGCTGTCCTACGCTGTCATGGCTCTTTTTTATGGCATTCTCTCGGATCGTTTTGGTCGTTGGGCAATTATTCGAGTTGCACTGATTATTTTTGTAATTTGTACCGGGTTAACAGCGACATCCCAAAATCTGTCCCAATTAGCTACTTGGCGACTATTAACGGGCATTGGGGCCAGTGGCATTATTCCAATGACCTTTGCTCTAATTGGAGATCTGTTTCCCTTTGAGCGTCGGGGCGCAATGTTGGGTTTAATCTTTGCGGCAATGGAAGGAGGGATGGCTGCGGGTTCTGCTGGGGGCGCAATCCTAGAGCCGTTTATTGGCTGGCGGACTTTGTTTATCGGCACGGCGATCGCCGCTGGTTTAGTGCTGTGGCGACTGCAACCCTATGGTGCACTGTTTGACGAAGCCCCCCAGGAATCTCCTCCTTCGATCCAGCAAATCTTCCGGGGATACTGGCAGGTGCTCCGTAGCTTTCGGGGTCAGCGCACCTATGCCTATGTCCTGTGGAATGGGATTTACCATGCAGGGGTCTTTACTTGGTTGGGCCTTTATCTCTCGGAACGCTTTACCATGAGTCCCTTGAATATTGGTTTAACCATTTTGGGTTATGGGGTGCCGGGCTTATTGCTGAGTGCTTGGATTGGCAAAGCGGTAGATCGTTGGGGACGACGCTGGTTAGTGCCGGCAGGTCTGGTGATGGCGGCCCTGTCGGGTCTGGTGATGATCTTACCGATTACCCCTTGGATGACCACGGTGGCCGTGGTCATTTTGTCCATTGGCTATGATTTGACCCAACCGCTTTTTGTGGGTATTGTCACGGACTTGGGGGACGACGACAACCTCGGTCAAACCATGGGTCTCAAGGTCTTTACTCTCTTTACAGGGTTTGGGATCGGTAGTTTGCTATTCGGAAAGCTGCTCACCTGGGGCTTTGCCTGGGCCTTGGGGATTTTTGGCGGGTTCCAGTTGCTAGCGGGGATCTTCGCCTTGAGGTTTTTTTGGTGGGAAGTACCTTGGCGGCGATCGCCCCAGTAA
- a CDS encoding DUF2059 domain-containing protein, protein MNLKFLKSLWATAAIAFAISVNPSLVFAETEPPSETKTALINELRTLTFRDENATQILDLMLQQIQAQSTTMGDGFLGEETDPETLAAIQESVTRITDRIYTLMQDRIDFVALQRDIDFKLYHEYFTEAELQDLITFYKTPTGQKTAATFPELTERSTALFSEQLAPAMIEITQQVMLEEFASAFATFDAPETEAPENSESAEAEAID, encoded by the coding sequence ATGAACCTGAAGTTTCTTAAATCTCTCTGGGCTACGGCGGCGATCGCCTTTGCCATTAGCGTAAATCCGAGCCTTGTCTTTGCTGAAACGGAACCCCCAAGCGAAACCAAAACTGCCCTGATCAATGAACTCCGCACCTTAACTTTCCGGGATGAAAACGCGACCCAGATTTTGGACTTGATGCTGCAACAGATCCAAGCTCAATCCACCACCATGGGCGATGGCTTTTTGGGTGAAGAAACAGATCCCGAAACCCTGGCCGCTATCCAAGAAAGTGTCACCCGCATCACCGACCGCATTTATACCCTGATGCAAGACAGAATTGATTTCGTTGCCCTCCAGCGGGATATCGACTTCAAGCTCTATCACGAATATTTCACCGAAGCCGAACTCCAAGATTTAATCACCTTCTATAAAACACCCACCGGACAAAAGACTGCCGCAACTTTTCCAGAACTTACAGAACGCTCCACAGCCCTCTTTAGTGAGCAGCTAGCCCCAGCCATGATAGAAATTACCCAACAGGTGATGTTAGAAGAATTTGCCTCTGCCTTTGCAACGTTCGATGCTCCAGAAACTGAAGCGCCTGAAAATTCGGAGTCGGCTGAAGCAGAAGCCATCGATTAA
- a CDS encoding Uma2 family endonuclease has protein sequence MVQTPLKQLTLPEFLSLPETKPAGEYINGQIIQKPMPQGKHSSIQTELASTINLKLRSSKIARAFSELRCTFGDRSTVPDISVFTWARIVRDENGEIANAFQLAPDWTIEILSPDQSQTKVTKNILHCLDHGTEMGWLIDPAERTIFVYQPKQQTLVFDGPTQQIAMPSFAQAIQLTVEDIFRWLLE, from the coding sequence ATGGTTCAAACTCCCTTAAAACAATTAACGCTCCCAGAATTCCTCTCATTACCCGAAACAAAACCAGCGGGGGAGTATATCAATGGCCAAATCATCCAAAAACCAATGCCCCAAGGAAAGCATAGTTCCATTCAAACAGAGTTGGCCTCAACAATTAACTTGAAGTTGAGATCTTCAAAAATAGCAAGAGCCTTTTCTGAACTGCGCTGTACCTTTGGCGATCGCTCTACAGTCCCTGATATTTCTGTGTTTACTTGGGCAAGAATTGTACGGGATGAAAATGGTGAGATTGCTAATGCTTTCCAGCTTGCTCCTGATTGGACAATTGAAATTCTATCGCCGGATCAAAGTCAAACGAAAGTCACGAAAAATATCTTGCACTGTCTCGATCATGGCACTGAAATGGGGTGGTTAATTGATCCTGCCGAAAGAACAATTTTTGTATATCAACCCAAACAGCAAACATTGGTTTTTGATGGGCCAACTCAGCAAATTGCTATGCCATCTTTTGCCCAGGCAATCCAGTTAACGGTCGAAGATATTTTTAGGTGGCTTTTGGAATAA
- a CDS encoding DUF2232 domain-containing protein produces MNWVDLDSQASQPPSSSLTQVNNPDIIAPPAPTSATRHRKTLVVVETAFLASTASLIWLINYYFPIGPLLRLFFPLPIALVYLRWGSRAAWMSTLVSSLLLSILMGPTRSIIYTIPYGLIGVQLGWMWRRQVSWYWSVTLGTILGTLGFFFRVWLLSLLLGEDLWVYVISQISEMADWLFLKLGLLTQPSLLVIQLLALVMLTINSVLYLFVVHLVALLMLDRLGNSIPRPPHWVQVLIEYEE; encoded by the coding sequence ATGAATTGGGTAGATTTAGATTCCCAAGCATCCCAACCCCCAAGCTCCTCCCTGACCCAGGTCAATAACCCAGATATTATTGCTCCACCCGCCCCCACCTCAGCGACAAGACATCGTAAAACCTTGGTGGTGGTCGAAACTGCTTTTTTAGCCAGCACCGCCAGCTTAATTTGGCTGATTAACTATTACTTTCCCATTGGGCCACTACTACGGCTATTTTTTCCGTTGCCCATTGCCTTGGTCTATTTGCGTTGGGGTTCCCGGGCGGCGTGGATGTCAACCCTCGTCTCTAGCTTGCTATTGTCGATTTTGATGGGGCCGACCCGTAGCATTATTTACACCATTCCCTATGGCCTGATTGGTGTGCAGTTGGGGTGGATGTGGCGACGCCAGGTGTCTTGGTATTGGTCGGTCACCCTGGGGACAATTTTGGGCACCCTCGGCTTTTTCTTTCGGGTGTGGCTATTGTCATTACTGCTCGGCGAAGACCTGTGGGTTTATGTAATCTCGCAAATTTCGGAGATGGCGGATTGGCTCTTTCTCAAGCTGGGCCTGTTGACCCAACCGAGTTTACTGGTGATTCAGCTTTTGGCCCTGGTCATGCTGACTATTAATAGTGTGTTATACCTATTCGTGGTGCATCTGGTGGCATTGTTGATGTTGGATCGTTTAGGAAATTCGATTCCGCGTCCGCCCCACTGGGTTCAGGTGTTAATTGAGTATGAAGAATAG
- a CDS encoding chaperonin family protein RbcX, translating to MEFKKVAKETAITLQSYLTYQAVRLISQQLSETNPGQAIWLGEFSKRHPIQESDLYLEAMMLENKELVLRILTVRENLAEGVLEFLPEMVLSQIKQSNGNHRRSLLERLTQVDSSSTDQTEPNPGESDTSEDSE from the coding sequence ATGGAGTTTAAAAAAGTTGCGAAGGAAACGGCCATCACTTTGCAAAGCTATTTGACCTACCAAGCGGTGCGTCTAATTAGTCAGCAGCTTAGTGAAACCAATCCTGGACAGGCGATTTGGCTAGGAGAGTTCTCTAAACGTCATCCAATTCAGGAAAGTGATCTTTACCTCGAAGCGATGATGCTAGAAAACAAAGAGCTCGTCCTCAGAATCCTGACGGTGCGAGAAAACCTTGCGGAAGGAGTTCTGGAGTTTTTGCCAGAAATGGTCCTCAGCCAAATCAAGCAGTCCAATGGAAACCATCGCCGTTCTTTATTAGAGCGTTTAACTCAAGTTGATTCTTCATCAACTGATCAGACTGAACCTAACCCTGGTGAGTCTGATACTTCAGAAGATTCTGAATAA
- a CDS encoding Crp/Fnr family transcriptional regulator, with translation MAESPTNPVSDDTARTFLKALPFFQGLPEASLQKAISHLVTRPFPANQIILLEKDWGGSVYFIQTGWVKIRTYNLDGKEITLNILGAGELFGEMAALEEATRSTDVITLTATTISSIPAADFVELVNTEPLVGVRLAQLMAKRLRQVNRRLQVRETNSLARVADILVFLAESQGQATDQGEIRIPSLPHRELSSLSGLARETVTRVLTKLEKKGLIRRTPDAVFIPNLRALDDIIH, from the coding sequence ATGGCCGAATCCCCCACGAATCCGGTGAGTGATGACACAGCCCGCACCTTCCTCAAGGCGTTGCCTTTTTTCCAGGGGCTACCGGAGGCAAGTCTACAAAAGGCGATCTCCCATCTGGTGACGCGGCCCTTCCCAGCCAACCAAATTATCCTTTTAGAAAAAGACTGGGGCGGTTCTGTTTACTTTATCCAGACGGGCTGGGTGAAAATTCGCACCTACAACCTCGATGGCAAAGAAATTACCCTGAATATCCTCGGCGCTGGGGAATTATTTGGCGAAATGGCCGCCCTCGAAGAAGCCACCCGTTCCACCGATGTGATCACCCTGACCGCCACCACCATTAGTAGTATCCCCGCCGCCGACTTCGTTGAATTGGTAAACACAGAGCCTCTGGTGGGAGTCCGTCTCGCCCAACTGATGGCCAAACGCCTCCGCCAAGTGAACCGTCGCCTCCAGGTGCGCGAAACCAATAGTCTGGCGCGAGTCGCTGATATCTTGGTCTTTTTAGCTGAAAGTCAAGGACAAGCCACAGACCAAGGGGAGATCCGCATTCCGAGTCTGCCCCATCGAGAACTGAGTAGTTTAAGTGGTCTGGCGCGGGAGACAGTCACGCGGGTTTTGACTAAGTTAGAAAAGAAAGGTTTAATTAGGCGCACCCCGGATGCTGTGTTTATCCCAAATCTGCGTGCCCTCGACGACATCATCCATTAG
- a CDS encoding form I ribulose bisphosphate carboxylase large subunit, whose protein sequence is MVQTKSAGFNAGVQDYRLTYYTPDYTPKDTDLLACFRMTPQPGVPPEECAAAVAAESSTGTWTTVWTDGLTDLDRYKGRCYNVEPVPGEDNQYFCFVAYPLDLFEEGSVTNVLTSLVGNVFGFKALRALRLEDIRFPVALIKTYQGPPHGITVERDLLNKYGRPLLGCTIKPKLGLSAKNYGRAVYECLRGGLDFTKDDENINSQPFMRWRDRFLFVQEAIEKSQAETNEVKGHYLNVTAGTCEEMLKRAEFAKEIGTPIIMHDFLTGGFTANTTLAKWCRDNGVLLHIHRAMHAVIDRQKNHGIHFRVLAKCLRLSGGDHLHSGTVVGKLEGDRAATLGFVDLMREDYVEEDRSRGVFFTQDYASLPGTMPVASGGIHVWHMPALVEIFGDDSCLQFGGGTLGHPWGNAPGATANRVALEACVQARNEGRSLAREGNDVLREAGKWSPELAAALDLWKEIKFEFDTVDTL, encoded by the coding sequence ATGGTTCAGACCAAATCTGCTGGGTTTAATGCCGGTGTACAGGACTACCGCCTGACTTACTACACCCCCGATTACACCCCGAAAGATACCGACTTACTCGCTTGTTTCCGGATGACTCCCCAACCTGGAGTCCCCCCCGAAGAATGTGCTGCGGCTGTTGCGGCTGAATCTTCTACCGGTACTTGGACCACTGTATGGACCGATGGTTTAACTGACCTCGACCGCTACAAGGGTCGTTGCTACAATGTTGAACCCGTTCCCGGTGAAGACAACCAATATTTCTGTTTCGTTGCTTACCCCCTCGATCTGTTTGAAGAAGGTTCTGTAACCAACGTTTTGACTTCCTTGGTTGGTAACGTATTCGGTTTTAAAGCGCTGCGTGCCCTGCGCCTCGAAGATATCCGCTTCCCCGTTGCGTTAATCAAAACTTACCAAGGGCCTCCCCACGGGATCACTGTAGAGCGTGACCTCCTCAACAAGTATGGTCGTCCTCTCCTCGGTTGTACGATTAAGCCGAAGCTCGGTCTGTCTGCGAAGAACTACGGTCGTGCGGTTTATGAATGTCTCCGTGGTGGTCTTGACTTCACCAAAGATGACGAAAACATCAACTCTCAGCCTTTCATGCGTTGGCGCGATCGCTTCCTGTTCGTTCAAGAAGCTATCGAAAAATCCCAAGCTGAAACCAACGAAGTTAAGGGTCACTACCTTAACGTCACCGCTGGCACTTGCGAAGAAATGCTCAAGCGGGCTGAATTCGCTAAGGAAATCGGCACTCCCATCATCATGCACGACTTCTTAACTGGTGGTTTCACTGCGAATACTACCCTTGCGAAGTGGTGTCGTGATAACGGCGTTCTGCTCCACATCCACCGGGCAATGCACGCGGTAATCGACCGTCAGAAGAACCACGGTATTCACTTCCGCGTTCTCGCTAAGTGTCTCCGCCTCTCTGGTGGTGACCACCTCCACTCCGGTACGGTTGTTGGTAAGCTCGAAGGCGATCGCGCCGCCACCCTCGGTTTCGTAGACCTGATGCGTGAAGACTACGTTGAAGAAGATCGTTCTCGCGGTGTATTCTTCACCCAAGACTACGCTTCTCTCCCCGGCACCATGCCTGTGGCTTCCGGTGGTATCCACGTATGGCACATGCCTGCCCTCGTTGAAATCTTCGGCGACGATTCCTGCCTCCAGTTTGGTGGTGGTACCCTCGGTCACCCCTGGGGTAACGCACCTGGTGCAACTGCAAACCGTGTTGCTCTGGAAGCTTGTGTTCAAGCTCGTAACGAAGGTCGCAGCCTGGCCCGTGAAGGTAATGATGTCCTCCGTGAAGCAGGTAAGTGGTCGCCTGAATTGGCAGCCGCCCTCGACCTGTGGAAGGAAATCAAGTTCGAATTCGATACCGTTGACACTCTCTAA
- a CDS encoding ribulose bisphosphate carboxylase small subunit gives MKTLPKEKRYETLSYLPPLSDQQIARQVQYMMDQGYIPGIEFEKDPTPELHHWTLWKLPLFNASSAQEVLNEVRECRSEYSDCYIRVVGFDNIKQCQTVSFIVYKPNQTRY, from the coding sequence ATGAAAACTTTACCTAAAGAAAAGCGTTACGAAACTCTTTCTTACTTGCCCCCCCTCAGCGACCAGCAAATCGCTCGCCAAGTCCAGTACATGATGGATCAAGGCTATATTCCTGGTATCGAGTTCGAAAAAGATCCGACTCCTGAACTCCACCACTGGACACTGTGGAAGCTGCCCCTTTTCAACGCAAGCTCTGCTCAAGAAGTACTCAACGAAGTGCGTGAGTGCCGTAGTGAATATTCTGACTGCTACATCCGTGTTGTTGGTTTCGACAACATCAAGCAGTGCCAAACCGTTAGCTTCATCGTTTACAAGCCCAACCAAACCCGTTACTAA